A single region of the Candidatus Protochlamydia amoebophila UWE25 genome encodes:
- the folE gene encoding GTP cyclohydrolase I FolE — protein sequence MTKKEFPQKKIPPSITNFPSPIRRHQKRLSDQDKIKLIAEHFKAIMETLELDVEDESLARTPERVAKMYVNEIFSGLDEENFPEISFFKDEIHHEHKANMVFVKVGFTSFCEHHFVPMSGFAYVAYIPTNQLIGLSKIPRLVRYFAKRPQLQERLTAQIADSLALLLNTEHVAVSLTAIHSCVQARGIQDECSHTITNVLRGQFGADGNLRREFFEGINRRVFE from the coding sequence ATGACAAAAAAAGAGTTCCCTCAAAAAAAAATTCCTCCTTCTATCACAAATTTTCCTTCACCGATTCGGCGACATCAAAAGCGCTTGTCGGATCAAGATAAAATAAAGCTAATTGCTGAACATTTTAAAGCCATCATGGAGACACTTGAGCTTGATGTGGAAGATGAATCTTTAGCTCGTACCCCAGAACGAGTAGCCAAAATGTACGTTAATGAAATTTTTTCGGGATTAGATGAAGAAAATTTTCCTGAAATAAGTTTTTTCAAAGATGAAATTCATCACGAACATAAAGCCAATATGGTTTTTGTTAAAGTCGGCTTTACAAGTTTTTGTGAGCATCACTTTGTTCCCATGTCAGGTTTTGCTTATGTTGCCTATATCCCTACAAATCAATTAATTGGGTTATCTAAAATTCCTCGGCTGGTGCGATATTTTGCTAAAAGGCCTCAATTACAAGAAAGATTAACTGCTCAAATTGCTGACTCTTTAGCCCTTCTTTTAAATACTGAGCATGTCGCCGTCTCTTTGACAGCGATTCATTCTTGTGTTCAGGCTAGAGGAATTCAAGATGAATGTAGCCATACGATTACAAATGTTTTACGAGGTCAATTCGGAGCTGATGGAAATTTAAGACGTGAGTTTTTTGAAGGAATCAATCGAAGAGTTTTTGAATAA
- a CDS encoding CPBP family intramembrane glutamic endopeptidase has protein sequence MSTSILSSSRVFTTINYYKDQVTNYQIDVLVEYSKITDIKQIARGAIYGVTAIGTGLGCATLVLGSSKVFQILKPLFNPTFSLIPATQKTFIKILYIPVLIYYIFSMCVATPILEEIIFRDLIQTKLLKNKVTPFLKNHCPSLAQSQTALKISRIFFTSILFALAHAPQNGLQLFPFHQFGAGLIFGIAKERDGLFSATIAHSTSNFMVLMLPQIAIVRHIYFR, from the coding sequence ATGTCTACATCAATATTGTCCTCATCTCGTGTGTTTACCACAATAAATTATTATAAGGATCAAGTCACAAACTACCAAATTGATGTATTAGTGGAATATTCAAAAATTACTGATATTAAACAAATTGCTCGCGGAGCTATTTATGGAGTAACAGCAATAGGAACAGGTTTAGGATGCGCTACTTTAGTCTTAGGCTCTTCTAAAGTATTTCAAATACTTAAGCCTCTATTCAATCCTACATTCTCTCTTATTCCAGCAACGCAAAAAACTTTTATTAAAATTTTATATATTCCCGTACTTATTTATTACATATTTTCTATGTGCGTAGCTACTCCCATTCTAGAAGAGATCATTTTTAGGGATTTAATACAAACAAAATTACTTAAAAACAAAGTAACACCTTTTTTAAAAAACCATTGTCCAAGCCTAGCTCAGTCTCAAACAGCTTTAAAAATCTCTCGAATCTTTTTCACTTCAATTTTATTTGCTCTTGCTCATGCTCCTCAAAATGGATTGCAACTTTTCCCTTTCCATCAGTTTGGAGCAGGGCTCATTTTTGGAATCGCCAAAGAGCGAGATGGGCTTTTTTCAGCAACAATAGCTCATTCTACATCCAATTTTATGGTTCTCATGTTACCTCAAATAGCTATCGTTCGTCACATTTACTTCCGCTAA
- a CDS encoding UPF0158 family protein produces the protein MCASKTKQEAQNPLILRCHRLMEAFAKSDDERDFFIDRLEGFLIYVDLDKPQNELDALQKELAENSDRYCQIPKLSFYETKKIMEGFVNEKVYDIDTKEKLLDIIQSKEARENFLEFIYDHHSEQEKWQQFYQERSRIRIIEWLRLNHFHFVFEEDLDLPRQLVEKLKHSLFQSKVGKDILTARKNLFAKAKTYYSNEALNPRPKRGRPPKQAAKPEIEPQVTIDIFTTVPPTVRPFLFVPNIQSSHFSAFSSKFDSEDDLLTNRRQSFDDDTSISQKLASLRTLSNRWAETQNPPTEKENNPYAMDNSFDDEDDDDDDEDFTEKKQKKAKEKPIKAKAASKSAVVTKATKPAKPEKPKAKRIIPKAKKEAMPTKGKVLKKIMPKKES, from the coding sequence ATGTGCGCCAGCAAAACTAAACAAGAAGCTCAAAACCCCCTCATTTTACGCTGTCACCGTTTAATGGAGGCTTTTGCTAAATCGGATGACGAACGTGATTTTTTTATTGATCGATTAGAAGGTTTTTTAATTTATGTTGATCTTGATAAACCTCAAAACGAATTAGACGCTTTACAAAAAGAATTGGCAGAGAATTCGGATAGATATTGTCAAATCCCAAAACTATCTTTTTATGAAACCAAAAAGATCATGGAAGGATTTGTCAATGAAAAGGTTTATGATATTGATACAAAAGAAAAGCTCCTTGATATTATTCAATCTAAAGAAGCTCGAGAAAATTTTTTAGAGTTCATTTATGATCATCATTCTGAACAAGAAAAGTGGCAGCAATTTTATCAAGAACGTTCGCGCATTCGCATTATTGAATGGTTAAGGTTAAATCATTTTCATTTTGTTTTTGAAGAAGATTTAGATTTACCCCGTCAACTTGTAGAAAAACTTAAACATTCTCTTTTTCAATCAAAAGTAGGTAAGGATATTCTAACAGCCCGCAAAAACTTATTTGCAAAGGCAAAAACTTACTATTCCAACGAAGCTTTAAATCCCCGTCCAAAAAGAGGTCGCCCACCTAAACAAGCTGCAAAACCAGAAATTGAACCTCAAGTAACAATTGATATTTTTACAACTGTTCCCCCAACAGTTCGCCCTTTTCTCTTTGTACCTAACATTCAATCTTCCCATTTTTCAGCTTTTTCGTCAAAATTTGATTCTGAAGATGACCTTTTAACAAACCGTCGACAATCCTTTGATGATGACACTTCTATAAGCCAAAAGCTTGCATCCTTACGTACTCTTTCTAATCGCTGGGCAGAAACTCAAAATCCTCCGACAGAAAAAGAGAATAATCCCTACGCAATGGATAACAGTTTTGATGACGAAGATGATGATGACGATGATGAGGATTTTACTGAAAAAAAACAAAAAAAGGCGAAAGAAAAGCCAATTAAAGCTAAAGCGGCCTCTAAGTCGGCTGTCGTAACTAAAGCTACAAAGCCAGCCAAACCAGAAAAGCCTAAAGCTAAACGAATTATTCCGAAAGCAAAAAAAGAAGCAATGCCGACGAAAGGGAAAGTTTTAAAAAAAATCATGCCTAAAAAAGAGTCTTAG
- a CDS encoding glycine hydroxymethyltransferase, with translation MSRLKKYLSSKTSNQQNSAAIAYLAALDHIETVSPTISSSIIQELQDERSHLKLIASENFSSLAVQLAMGNLLTDKYAEGYAHHRFYAGCDNIDSIEETASQELIQLFGCEHAYVQPHSGADANLVALWAILIHKIQNPEIEKFGKKTLDELTPEEYEKIRQLLVNQKLMGMSLNSGGHLTHGYRHNISSKMMRSVLYDVDPKTEILDYSVLAKQVQQERPTILIAGYSAHPRRLNFAKMREIADSVGATLMVDMAHFAGLVAGKVFQGEFDPIPYADIVTSTTHKTLRGPRGGFVLCKQSFSEAINKGCPSVLGGPLPNVMAAKAVAFKEANSLNFKQYSQKIVDNAQSLANCFLQNDIRLVTGGTENHLMILDLSKFGLTGRQAETALREAHITVNRNAIPNDLQGPWYTSGIRLGTAALTTLGMGKDEMNEIASVIFSVLSNSKPGIVQKTGQPSKASVITDSTIINEAKARVKNLLIHFPLYPEIEI, from the coding sequence ATGTCAAGACTTAAAAAATATCTCTCTTCTAAAACAAGCAATCAACAAAATTCAGCAGCGATTGCTTATTTAGCCGCTCTTGATCATATTGAAACTGTCTCCCCTACTATTTCTTCTAGTATTATTCAAGAATTACAAGATGAACGCTCTCATCTAAAACTTATTGCATCTGAAAACTTTTCGTCTTTGGCTGTTCAGTTAGCAATGGGTAACCTTTTAACTGACAAGTATGCTGAAGGATATGCACATCACCGATTTTATGCGGGATGCGATAACATAGATAGCATTGAAGAAACAGCTAGTCAAGAATTGATTCAATTATTTGGATGTGAGCATGCCTATGTTCAACCCCATTCAGGAGCTGACGCAAATTTAGTGGCACTATGGGCCATCTTAATCCATAAAATTCAAAATCCGGAAATTGAAAAATTTGGAAAAAAAACTTTAGATGAGTTAACTCCCGAAGAATATGAAAAAATTCGGCAACTTCTCGTTAATCAAAAACTCATGGGCATGTCCTTAAATTCCGGGGGGCATTTAACGCATGGATATCGCCATAATATCTCATCTAAAATGATGCGTTCTGTCTTATATGATGTTGATCCCAAAACCGAAATTCTTGATTACTCTGTACTTGCAAAACAAGTGCAACAAGAAAGACCGACAATTCTTATTGCTGGTTATTCGGCTCATCCAAGGCGACTTAATTTCGCTAAAATGCGTGAAATTGCAGATAGTGTAGGAGCTACTTTGATGGTAGATATGGCCCACTTTGCCGGTCTGGTAGCCGGAAAAGTTTTCCAAGGCGAATTCGATCCTATTCCTTATGCAGATATTGTGACTTCTACTACGCATAAAACATTGAGAGGCCCAAGAGGAGGTTTTGTTTTATGTAAACAGTCCTTTAGCGAAGCCATTAATAAAGGTTGTCCGTCAGTTCTTGGAGGGCCACTTCCCAACGTTATGGCAGCAAAAGCCGTCGCTTTTAAAGAAGCAAACTCCCTTAATTTTAAACAGTACTCACAAAAAATTGTTGATAATGCTCAATCCTTAGCCAATTGCTTTCTTCAAAATGACATTCGTCTTGTTACCGGTGGAACAGAAAACCATTTAATGATTCTCGATTTATCTAAATTTGGATTAACCGGTCGTCAAGCAGAAACTGCATTAAGAGAAGCCCATATCACAGTTAACAGAAATGCAATTCCAAATGATCTTCAAGGGCCTTGGTACACATCTGGAATTCGTTTAGGAACAGCAGCTTTAACAACCTTGGGAATGGGTAAAGATGAAATGAATGAAATTGCTTCTGTTATTTTCTCTGTCCTATCAAACTCTAAACCTGGCATTGTTCAAAAAACTGGACAACCAAGCAAGGCTTCAGTCATCACAGATTCCACAATTATCAATGAAGCAAAGGCACGAGTAAAAAATTTATTAATTCATTTCCCTCTCTATCCTGAAATAGAAATTTAA
- a CDS encoding ATP-dependent Clp protease proteolytic subunit yields the protein MPKHDKNKSAIPSKMADRIEHAILDSRRIFISDAVDSGSASEIIRKLWYLELTDPGKPILFVINSPGGAVDSGFAIWDQIKMITSPVTTLVTGLAASMGSILSLCASPGRRFATPHSRIMIHQPLLSGVIKGQATDLEIQAKEMLKTRNGLIEIYVQATGKNFAAIEKAIDRDTWMTAQEALEFGLLDKVINSFEEIEST from the coding sequence ATGCCCAAACATGATAAAAACAAAAGTGCCATTCCTTCTAAAATGGCAGATCGTATTGAACATGCTATACTAGATTCTAGAAGAATTTTTATTTCTGATGCTGTTGATAGTGGATCGGCAAGTGAAATTATTCGCAAGCTTTGGTATCTCGAATTAACAGATCCTGGCAAACCAATTTTATTCGTCATTAATAGTCCAGGTGGCGCTGTTGATTCAGGATTTGCGATCTGGGATCAAATCAAAATGATTACTTCCCCTGTAACAACATTGGTTACTGGATTAGCCGCTTCAATGGGTTCTATTTTAAGCCTTTGCGCTTCCCCTGGACGCCGATTCGCAACACCTCATTCTAGAATCATGATCCACCAACCTCTTTTATCCGGAGTAATTAAAGGGCAAGCAACAGACTTGGAGATTCAAGCAAAAGAGATGCTAAAAACTAGAAATGGATTGATTGAAATCTACGTACAAGCAACGGGGAAAAATTTTGCTGCCATAGAAAAAGCAATTGATCGAGATACATGGATGACAGCACAAGAAGCCTTAGAATTTGGACTACTCGATAAAGTGATTAATAGCTTTGAAGAGATTGAATCCACTTAA
- the cdsZ gene encoding zinc ribbon domain regulatory protein CdsZ: MLEALKVILEVQELDMKMIQLMLLKRQRQKELDLIHSGQESLHKRVTDKETEIFEVKKLIRLTEGEHAEILEKIKKFELQQNSIKKVDEYNAITHEISAADRERLNKEQRLSDFYDKLAVEEDMLKSLKEGAEETAVNSKIVETEIHESIRQINEEGRVLKAQRDELVEQADPEVFQIYERLLRNKKDRVVVPLENRCCSGCHIMLTAQHENLVRKGERLVFCEHCSRIHYWQESKALEDSVIATKQRRRRTTKTA, encoded by the coding sequence ATGCTAGAAGCCCTTAAAGTGATTTTAGAAGTTCAAGAACTAGACATGAAAATGATTCAGTTGATGCTCTTAAAAAGACAAAGACAAAAAGAATTGGATCTTATTCACAGTGGGCAAGAATCACTTCACAAGCGTGTGACAGATAAAGAAACTGAAATTTTTGAAGTGAAAAAGTTGATTCGCTTGACCGAAGGTGAACATGCAGAAATATTAGAAAAAATTAAAAAATTTGAGTTACAACAAAATTCAATTAAAAAAGTTGATGAATATAATGCCATCACACATGAGATTTCAGCCGCAGATCGCGAACGTCTCAATAAAGAGCAGCGTTTAAGCGATTTTTATGATAAGTTAGCGGTTGAAGAAGATATGCTTAAGAGTTTGAAAGAGGGTGCAGAAGAAACAGCTGTTAACTCTAAAATTGTTGAAACTGAAATTCATGAAAGTATTCGACAAATTAACGAAGAAGGTCGTGTTCTTAAAGCCCAACGAGATGAACTTGTCGAACAAGCTGACCCAGAAGTTTTTCAAATTTATGAAAGGCTTCTCCGTAATAAAAAAGATCGGGTTGTTGTGCCCTTAGAAAATCGGTGCTGCAGTGGTTGTCATATCATGTTAACAGCTCAACATGAAAATCTCGTTCGTAAAGGAGAGCGTCTAGTATTTTGTGAGCATTGTTCACGTATTCACTATTGGCAAGAAAGTAAAGCTTTAGAAGATAGCGTGATTGCCACAAAACAACGGCGTCGGCGAACAACGAAAACAGCTTAG
- the dapF gene encoding diaminopimelate epimerase — protein MQWSFTKYVGCGNDFILFDNRNGKFPFSIPLIQQLCHRQWGVGADGIILLENSTIAHARMRIFNADGSEAEMCGNGLRCLIDWMESLNILHSIYSIETNNHVLKAWKSASNITIEMGSPNKLNWNVPISFESKIYYVHSLNTGVPHIILFAENIEQFPLERMGPFIRYHPLWKPDGTNFSIVQHLHGQTFMIRTYERGVEAETLACGTGATAAALAAAFQYRLSAPISMQTRSGICLEIGFTLLNQKFTNVTMTGPALAVFNGSIKLES, from the coding sequence ATGCAGTGGTCTTTTACTAAATATGTGGGATGTGGAAATGATTTCATTCTTTTTGATAATCGAAATGGTAAATTTCCATTTTCCATCCCTCTTATTCAACAGCTTTGCCATCGGCAATGGGGTGTTGGAGCTGATGGGATTATCCTTTTAGAAAACTCGACAATTGCTCATGCCCGCATGCGCATTTTTAATGCAGATGGAAGTGAGGCCGAAATGTGTGGAAACGGTCTTCGATGTTTAATCGATTGGATGGAATCTTTAAATATTTTGCATTCCATTTATTCTATAGAAACAAATAACCATGTGCTAAAAGCTTGGAAAAGTGCATCTAATATCACTATTGAAATGGGCTCCCCCAACAAATTAAATTGGAATGTGCCTATTTCATTTGAGTCAAAAATCTATTATGTGCACTCATTAAATACAGGGGTTCCACACATTATCTTATTCGCTGAAAACATTGAACAATTTCCGTTAGAACGAATGGGGCCATTCATTCGTTATCATCCGTTATGGAAACCTGACGGAACTAACTTCTCAATTGTACAGCATCTCCATGGTCAAACTTTCATGATTCGCACTTATGAAAGAGGGGTAGAAGCAGAGACATTAGCTTGTGGGACGGGAGCAACAGCAGCGGCTCTAGCAGCAGCTTTTCAGTATCGTTTAAGTGCTCCCATATCAATGCAAACTCGATCGGGAATTTGTTTAGAAATTGGTTTCACGTTGCTTAATCAAAAATTTACAAATGTGACAATGACAGGTCCAGCATTGGCCGTTTTCAACGGCTCAATTAAATTAGAATCATAA
- a CDS encoding CPBP family intramembrane glutamic endopeptidase: MTRISENFHAWGAHLSPIAIQAKEIGLKAIVIIDPVVAEMVKIVAVKILLEEVTKALFSSKQLPGINVRLITVVGPVVEEVFFRGMLQRGIGITQAGWNRFVIKRELTKQEIMSQRAWRIHVTAIIFGLAHVNNSHSNYVSMFFQINWCYMGGVAYGYLSEKYQTLSVSILAHSINNILAISLMVYPKFKELTLLALVANNLAFCVLGTSSNNVIDETMVATKAYLSHLYQRCFVSLSNFSKKSFSQTVEII; this comes from the coding sequence ATGACTAGAATTTCTGAAAATTTTCACGCATGGGGTGCACACCTTTCTCCAATCGCTATCCAAGCAAAAGAAATTGGGTTAAAAGCAATAGTTATAATTGATCCAGTTGTTGCTGAAATGGTGAAAATAGTTGCTGTAAAAATTTTGTTGGAAGAAGTAACAAAAGCCCTTTTTTCTAGCAAACAATTACCAGGGATTAATGTAAGATTGATCACAGTTGTGGGGCCCGTTGTTGAAGAAGTTTTTTTTCGTGGGATGCTACAGCGAGGAATTGGTATAACTCAAGCGGGATGGAATCGATTTGTGATTAAAAGGGAGTTGACAAAGCAAGAAATAATGTCCCAAAGAGCTTGGCGTATCCATGTGACAGCTATTATTTTTGGATTAGCTCATGTTAATAATTCTCATAGTAATTATGTTAGTATGTTCTTTCAAATAAACTGGTGTTATATGGGAGGTGTTGCATATGGGTATCTCAGTGAAAAATATCAAACTCTTTCGGTTAGTATATTGGCACACAGCATCAATAATATTTTGGCGATTTCGTTGATGGTTTATCCTAAATTTAAAGAGTTAACGCTACTTGCCCTAGTGGCTAATAACCTAGCTTTTTGTGTTTTAGGCACGAGTTCAAATAATGTAATTGATGAAACGATGGTAGCAACTAAAGCTTACTTATCACATTTATATCAGCGTTGTTTTGTTTCTTTGTCAAATTTTTCAAAAAAATCTTTCTCACAAACCGTCGAGATTATCTAA
- the gap gene encoding type I glyceraldehyde-3-phosphate dehydrogenase — MAVNIAINGFGRIGRLVCRLAIEREDIRIIAINDLVPADNLAYLLKFDSTHGRFKGEIKVEENAIHVNGKKILIFSEKDPQNLPWNDLKIDYVVESTGLFTTSELAGKHLIAGAQRVVISAPAKGDVPTFVMGVNEKNYNPATDRIVSNASCTTNCLAPITKVLLDNFGIDEGLMTTIHAVTASQPTVDGPSKKDWRGGRGASQNIIPASTGAAKAVALCLPQVKGKLTGMAFRVPNADVSAIDLTVRLSKETSYEDICQAMKNASEGAMKGILAFCDEQVVSSDFISSPYSAIFDKDAGITLNSKFYKLIAWYDNEMGYACRVIDLVSYMNCCNNNSL, encoded by the coding sequence ATGGCGGTCAATATAGCTATCAATGGATTTGGAAGAATTGGGAGATTGGTTTGTCGTCTCGCCATTGAAAGAGAAGATATTCGCATTATTGCCATCAACGATCTAGTTCCTGCAGATAATTTAGCTTATTTATTAAAGTTTGATTCAACTCATGGCCGATTTAAGGGCGAGATAAAGGTAGAAGAGAATGCTATCCATGTGAATGGAAAGAAAATACTAATTTTTTCTGAGAAAGATCCCCAAAATTTACCTTGGAATGATTTGAAAATTGATTACGTTGTTGAGTCTACCGGCTTGTTTACAACTTCTGAATTGGCAGGTAAACATTTAATTGCCGGGGCGCAGCGTGTTGTTATTTCTGCTCCAGCTAAAGGAGATGTTCCGACATTTGTAATGGGAGTGAACGAAAAAAACTATAATCCTGCAACTGATCGGATTGTTTCTAATGCTTCTTGTACAACTAATTGCTTAGCTCCAATTACAAAAGTTTTATTAGATAATTTTGGAATTGACGAAGGTTTAATGACCACTATACATGCTGTCACAGCTTCTCAACCAACCGTTGACGGGCCTTCAAAAAAAGATTGGCGAGGAGGAAGAGGGGCTAGCCAAAATATCATTCCGGCTTCTACAGGTGCTGCAAAAGCAGTTGCTCTATGCTTGCCTCAAGTTAAAGGGAAATTGACTGGAATGGCTTTTCGTGTACCTAATGCGGATGTGTCTGCGATTGATTTAACGGTTCGTCTGAGCAAGGAGACATCCTATGAGGATATTTGCCAAGCAATGAAAAATGCATCGGAAGGAGCAATGAAAGGAATTTTAGCATTTTGTGATGAACAAGTTGTATCCAGTGATTTTATCAGTAGCCCCTATTCCGCTATCTTTGATAAAGATGCGGGAATCACCTTGAATTCGAAGTTTTATAAATTAATTGCTTGGTATGATAATGAGATGGGATATGCTTGCCGAGTTATTGATTTAGTGAGTTATATGAATTGTTGTAACAACAATTCTCTTTAA
- a CDS encoding CBM20 domain-containing protein, whose translation MLTKKDSLKNPAKTKITQSPQPNETDVFALAKAPTQHPAKIYANRKDECEHGCSHVEKKPLFKTSVLVKYDVGFNNQLYIRGNGANLTWNKGQPLKNIKADEWIWENETPFSSCEFKVLINDNHYEAGENHTITNGCSFIYTPSFA comes from the coding sequence ATGTTAACCAAAAAAGACTCACTTAAAAATCCTGCTAAAACTAAAATAACGCAATCCCCGCAACCCAACGAAACAGATGTTTTTGCTTTAGCTAAAGCTCCGACTCAACATCCCGCTAAAATTTATGCAAATCGAAAGGATGAATGTGAACATGGATGCTCTCATGTTGAAAAAAAACCCTTATTTAAAACTTCAGTCTTAGTTAAATATGATGTAGGATTTAACAATCAACTGTACATTCGAGGTAATGGAGCGAACCTAACCTGGAACAAAGGGCAACCATTAAAAAACATTAAAGCAGATGAATGGATTTGGGAAAATGAAACCCCTTTTTCGAGCTGTGAGTTTAAAGTATTAATTAACGATAATCATTATGAAGCGGGTGAAAATCACACTATAACTAATGGCTGTTCATTTATTTATACTCCTTCATTTGCATAA